A window from Apostichopus japonicus isolate 1M-3 chromosome 2, ASM3797524v1, whole genome shotgun sequence encodes these proteins:
- the LOC139955182 gene encoding uncharacterized protein isoform X1 has translation MGRPIEEILQKWGVEELIDKFQENGIDVTAFALLDELSIKELIPKVGLRLKFLKGWREEFQLPSQQLQFLPLDVSTSASSSSSCVDIEDEGTSISQDESLCDTDTSFQPPPLKREKRVHFDVRNILIENANGRRAMKNTDENKFCNKADRHSIVELCISHMMECHGDKPSSFIKGALAQAIVIAFPCLNDSDAPLGYEAWYCKGAKGRPATGYLEEHLRYRRKRVIAMNEPEKGKKKDELPKEGPMLAPVAPENEEELVMMNQWLKYNKEPEDQVTVFMGKTAFYRQKRIKESLGSVNTTIAEFPRLLDPGMIEQDFALLYPSRSNKLYQRWEKVARKVILYSQQLNWREVLGIQNTNIDDLTKEETKNLAFSLLAIIFRSGRSGKGRKGHNSANDSVNCFIDVQPEVFDIDQYVKTLKATDTPQPFVVCRGSRITPSQTYVIIERNALPQQSLMKAIDVCFKAMYIFDIEYQPMCKIAWQFLQVVIYDFTEASITSSIRNLRAFIASDSK, from the exons ATGGGCAGGCCTATCGAAGAAATCCTACAAAAATGGGGGGTTGAAGAGCTGATAGACAAGTTTCAAG aAAATGGAATTGATGTGACTGCATTCGCCTTGTTGGATGAATTAAGTATAAAAGAATTGATTCCCAAAGTGGGACTGAGACTGAAATTTTTAAAGGGTTGGCGAGAAGAG TTTCAGCTTCCCAGTCAACAATTGCAGTTTCTACCTTTGGATGTTAGTACCAGTGCCAGTAGCAGTTCTAGTTGTGTGGATATTGAAGATGAAGGCACTAGCATAAGCCAAGATGAATCTTTGTGTGACACTGACACCTCATTCCAACCACCTCCACTGAAGCGAGAAAAACGGGTTCATTTT GATGTGAGAAATATTCTGATTGAAAATGCAAATGGAAGAAGGGCAATGAAGAATAcagatgaaaacaaattttgCAACAAAGCTGATAGACACAGCATTGTAGAGCTTTGCATTAGTCACATGATGGAATGTCATGGTGATAA GCCAAGTTCTTTCATCAAAGGTGCACTAGCCCAGGCCATCGTCATTGCATTTCCATGTTTAAATGACTCAGATGCACCACTTGGTTAT GAAGCATGGTATTGTAAAGGTGCTAAAGGAAGACCAGCAACAGGATACCTGGAGGAACACCTCAGATACAGAAGAAAAAGAGTAATTGCTATGAATGAACCAGAGAAGGGGAAGAAGAAAGACGAACTCCCTAAAGAAGGACCCATGCTAG CACCAGTAGCAcctgaaaatgaagaagaactTGTTATGATGAATCAATGGCTTAAATACAACAAGGAACCTGAAGACCAAGTTACTGTTTTCATGGGGAAAACAGCTTTCTACCGCCAAAAGAGAATAAAAGAAAGTCTGGGGAGTGTTAACACCACCATTGCTGAGTTTCCACGATTGTTGGACCCAGGAATG atTGAGCAAGACTTTGCATTGCTGTATCCATCAAGATCAAACAAACTCTATCAAAGATGGGAGAAGGTGGCaagaaaagttattttataCAGCCAACAGCTAAATTGGAGGGAGGTCCTAGGTATACAGAATACAAACATTGATGACCTCACAAAGG AAGAAACAAAGAATCTGGCCTTTTCCCTGTTAGCTATCATATTCAGAAGTGGAAGGAGTGGAAAGGGTAGAAAGGGTCACAACTCAGCAAATGATTCAGTAAACTGCTTCATTGATGTGCAACCA GAAGTGTTTGACATAGACCAATATGTAAAGACCCTCAAAGCAACAGACACCCCACAGCCATTTGTTGTGTGCAGGGGAAGTCGGATAACTCCATCACAAACTTATGTCATCATAGAACGGAATGCACTCCCTCAGCAGTCACTCATGAAAGCTATTGACGTATGCTTTAAGGCCATGTACATATTTGACATTGAATATCAACCAATGTGTAAGATTGCATGGCAGTTTTTGCAGGTTGTGATCTATGACTTCACTGAGGCAAGCATCACAAGTTCCATTCGAAATCTGCGTGCATTCATCGCATCAGATTCAAAGTAG
- the LOC139955182 gene encoding uncharacterized protein isoform X2: MQKKKELFQLPSQQLQFLPLDVSTSASSSSSCVDIEDEGTSISQDESLCDTDTSFQPPPLKREKRVHFDVRNILIENANGRRAMKNTDENKFCNKADRHSIVELCISHMMECHGDKPSSFIKGALAQAIVIAFPCLNDSDAPLGYEAWYCKGAKGRPATGYLEEHLRYRRKRVIAMNEPEKGKKKDELPKEGPMLAPVAPENEEELVMMNQWLKYNKEPEDQVTVFMGKTAFYRQKRIKESLGSVNTTIAEFPRLLDPGMIEQDFALLYPSRSNKLYQRWEKVARKVILYSQQLNWREVLGIQNTNIDDLTKEETKNLAFSLLAIIFRSGRSGKGRKGHNSANDSVNCFIDVQPEVFDIDQYVKTLKATDTPQPFVVCRGSRITPSQTYVIIERNALPQQSLMKAIDVCFKAMYIFDIEYQPMCKIAWQFLQVVIYDFTEASITSSIRNLRAFIASDSK, encoded by the exons ATGCAGAAGAAAAAAGAACTG TTTCAGCTTCCCAGTCAACAATTGCAGTTTCTACCTTTGGATGTTAGTACCAGTGCCAGTAGCAGTTCTAGTTGTGTGGATATTGAAGATGAAGGCACTAGCATAAGCCAAGATGAATCTTTGTGTGACACTGACACCTCATTCCAACCACCTCCACTGAAGCGAGAAAAACGGGTTCATTTT GATGTGAGAAATATTCTGATTGAAAATGCAAATGGAAGAAGGGCAATGAAGAATAcagatgaaaacaaattttgCAACAAAGCTGATAGACACAGCATTGTAGAGCTTTGCATTAGTCACATGATGGAATGTCATGGTGATAA GCCAAGTTCTTTCATCAAAGGTGCACTAGCCCAGGCCATCGTCATTGCATTTCCATGTTTAAATGACTCAGATGCACCACTTGGTTAT GAAGCATGGTATTGTAAAGGTGCTAAAGGAAGACCAGCAACAGGATACCTGGAGGAACACCTCAGATACAGAAGAAAAAGAGTAATTGCTATGAATGAACCAGAGAAGGGGAAGAAGAAAGACGAACTCCCTAAAGAAGGACCCATGCTAG CACCAGTAGCAcctgaaaatgaagaagaactTGTTATGATGAATCAATGGCTTAAATACAACAAGGAACCTGAAGACCAAGTTACTGTTTTCATGGGGAAAACAGCTTTCTACCGCCAAAAGAGAATAAAAGAAAGTCTGGGGAGTGTTAACACCACCATTGCTGAGTTTCCACGATTGTTGGACCCAGGAATG atTGAGCAAGACTTTGCATTGCTGTATCCATCAAGATCAAACAAACTCTATCAAAGATGGGAGAAGGTGGCaagaaaagttattttataCAGCCAACAGCTAAATTGGAGGGAGGTCCTAGGTATACAGAATACAAACATTGATGACCTCACAAAGG AAGAAACAAAGAATCTGGCCTTTTCCCTGTTAGCTATCATATTCAGAAGTGGAAGGAGTGGAAAGGGTAGAAAGGGTCACAACTCAGCAAATGATTCAGTAAACTGCTTCATTGATGTGCAACCA GAAGTGTTTGACATAGACCAATATGTAAAGACCCTCAAAGCAACAGACACCCCACAGCCATTTGTTGTGTGCAGGGGAAGTCGGATAACTCCATCACAAACTTATGTCATCATAGAACGGAATGCACTCCCTCAGCAGTCACTCATGAAAGCTATTGACGTATGCTTTAAGGCCATGTACATATTTGACATTGAATATCAACCAATGTGTAAGATTGCATGGCAGTTTTTGCAGGTTGTGATCTATGACTTCACTGAGGCAAGCATCACAAGTTCCATTCGAAATCTGCGTGCATTCATCGCATCAGATTCAAAGTAG